The Neorhodopirellula lusitana sequence GACTCAAAACGTTCACCTTGCTCGGGATTGAGGCCATGCCGGTGGATGTGGAGGTCGACATTTCGCCGGCCGCGATGCCCAAGACGATCCTAGTCGGACTGCCCGATACGGCCGTGAAAGAATCCACTCACCGCGTCGAACGAGCGATCGTCAACAGTGGCTTCATCCGCCCACAAGATCGTGTCGTGATCAATCTCGCACCCGGAGACCTACCTAAACAAGCACCCTCGTTCGACTTGCCTGTCGCTCTGGGTGTCTTGGCCGGAAGTGGTCAACTCGATGCCTCCCGCTTGGAACACTATGCCGTCGTCGGCGAACTCGCGCTCGAAGGGATCACCCGACCCGTCAAAGGCGCCCTATCGCTCGCCATTGAAGCCGCCAAGGATCCTTCACTGAAAGGCTTCATCGTCCCCACCGCCAACGCCCCCGAAGCCGCCGTGGTCGAAGGCCTGGAAGTCATCGCGGTCGATAGCTTAGCCCAGTGCGTGGCCTTCTTGGCTGGCGAAATTGAAATCCCTCCCGTCCCCGGACGAGTCGAAGAACTCTTCGAACAATTCAGTGAATACGAAGTCGACTTCGCCGATGTCCGCGGACAGGAAATGGCCAAACGAGCCATGACCTTAGCCGCCGCGGGCCGACATAATTTGCTGATGATCGGTCCGCCCGGAAGTGGCAAAACGATGCTCGCCAAGCGGCTGCCCACCATCTTGCCTCGGCTTGTCCCCAGCGAGTCAATCGAGACCACTCGCATCTATAGCGCCGTTGGTCAACTCCCCGCCGGGCAACCGCTACTAGCGACCCGCCCGTTCCGAAGCCCTCACCACACGATCAGCGATGCTGGTTTAGTCGGCGGCGGCAGCCCACCTTCGCCGGGTGAAATCAGCAAAGCTCACAACGGCATTTTGTTCTTGGACGAGTTACCCGAGTTCAACCGCAAGACACTCGAGGTCATGCGGCAACCACTCGAAGACGGCACCGTCACGATCTCACGTGCCCTTCGTTCGACGACCTTCCCCGCCGACTTCATGCTCATCGCCGCAGCCAACCCCTGCCCTTGTGGATATCGCAGTGACCCAAGACGCAGCTGCAACTGCACACCGCCCCAAATTGAACGATACATGAGTAAGATTTCTGGTCCCCTACTTGATCGTATTGACCTGCACATCGAAGTCCCGGCTGTTCCTTTCGAAGAACTATCCGCTCGTAAGGCGACGACGGAATCCAGTGCAAACATGCGCGAGCACGTTGTCAAAGCTCGCGAGGTTCAAACGGAACGATTTCGTGACAGCCCCGTCCGCTACAACGCACAAATGACCAGCCGCCAAGTCCGCGAGTACTGCGAACTCAGCCCCGCTGGAACGCAACTATTAAGAGCCGGCGTCGAATCACTCGGCCTGTCCGCTCGCGCCCACGACAAGATCCTCCGAGTCTCACGCACGATCGCCGACATTGCCGGAAGCCCATCGATCGAAGAAGACCACCTCGCCGAAGCCATCAGCTACCGAAACCTAGACGCCGACATCTGGGTCTAAGTACAAGCGACATGACATGTTGCACGTTGCGGCCAGTTTAACGACAAGTTACCTCGCTATGCCCGACTCAAGCATCTGGTGGATGGCACCGCCTGGTTATCTACGTGAAACAGATGGTGGCTGGCACCGTCTGATTAAACCGTTTGCTTTGCTATTCGTCCGTCAATTTCCATCAGTGACACATCGTTTCCGGTTCACGCGGCATGTTTTGGAGGATCGTTGGAGTAAAGGCTTTAGCCGATTCCACACACCTTTACCAAAATATCAGTCGGCGCCACGCCCCCACCCACTTAGCGCCACGCGCGAATGATAGTATCCGGTGGATGGCACCTTCTGGTTATCTATCGAAATGATTGCAATGCGGCTTGCGATCGACTGCTGGCCTAAATCGGTGAATAGCCGGTAAGATTGCGAAACTTGCAGTAGCTGTGCCGATTCTTTCTAGTTAGCTA is a genomic window containing:
- a CDS encoding YifB family Mg chelatase-like AAA ATPase encodes the protein MLARLKTFTLLGIEAMPVDVEVDISPAAMPKTILVGLPDTAVKESTHRVERAIVNSGFIRPQDRVVINLAPGDLPKQAPSFDLPVALGVLAGSGQLDASRLEHYAVVGELALEGITRPVKGALSLAIEAAKDPSLKGFIVPTANAPEAAVVEGLEVIAVDSLAQCVAFLAGEIEIPPVPGRVEELFEQFSEYEVDFADVRGQEMAKRAMTLAAAGRHNLLMIGPPGSGKTMLAKRLPTILPRLVPSESIETTRIYSAVGQLPAGQPLLATRPFRSPHHTISDAGLVGGGSPPSPGEISKAHNGILFLDELPEFNRKTLEVMRQPLEDGTVTISRALRSTTFPADFMLIAAANPCPCGYRSDPRRSCNCTPPQIERYMSKISGPLLDRIDLHIEVPAVPFEELSARKATTESSANMREHVVKAREVQTERFRDSPVRYNAQMTSRQVREYCELSPAGTQLLRAGVESLGLSARAHDKILRVSRTIADIAGSPSIEEDHLAEAISYRNLDADIWV